Below is a genomic region from Streptomyces roseoviridis.
GAAGGCACCGTCGACGCCTGCGGTGTCCGCGGTGTCGGTCGGGTGCAGGACCCCGCCCTGGGCGTCGAGCACGTCCCGACGGCCGGTGAGGGTCGCCATCACCGTACGGCCCCTGGTGTCGACGCCGAGGGCCGTGCGGGAGTCCCTGCAGTGGTCTCCGGGCTGCGGCTCGCCCTTCCGCCTGACGCCGGTCCTGTCGAAGAGACGTGCACAGGTGTCGCTGGTGGTGGCCGTCGCGCCGTCGTCGAGGAGCCGGTGCGCCAGTCCGGAGACGATGTCCACGGACTCGTCCAGGGCGATGTGGTGGTCCGGGAACTCGAGGTCGACGACCTCCTGCCGGAGCTGGAGCGTGCGCCCGGCGGTCAGGTTGTCCCGCAGCCACCGTTCGGCCTCGGCGCCCACCGCCTGGAGCACGAAGCCTCCGGTCGCGACGTTCTTTCCGCCCCGTCCCTCGGTCCACTGGCCGCCGGCGTCCTTGGGGAGGGTGAACACGCCCTGGGGGTCGACGGTCACTTCGTACCCGGGGTCGTCGTCCGTGGTGACCTCGGGGTGGGTGTCGCGCCCCGAGGAGGGCGTAGGGAGGTTGTAGGAGTCGTTGAAGGCGACGAGCTCGTCCCCGTCGACGAAGACGGTCGTCTTGTCGTCGGGGGCGCTCGGGTCGTACGCGAGGTCCTTCCGCACGTCGTCCGCCCCGCGCACGCAGCCCACCCCGCGGCCGGGATCGCGGTTGACGTCGTCGAGGAGGCGTTCGGCGACGACGGCGCCGGACGCGTCGACGGCCTGGAGCGTCACCGTCGCCCGGAGCTTGGAGATGTACGGCAGTCCGTGCTGGAGCACGACCGCCTGGTTTCCGTTCAGGCAACCCGTGCCGTTGACCTGGCCGTCACGGACCGCGGTTCCTCCGAAGGCGATGCCGCCCTCGTGCGGAGGCTCCGGCGCGAAGAAGCTGCCGTTGATCCCGGCGAGGGGCCGCTCCGGTCGGACCGCGGCCAGCTGGGCGCCGACGGTCTCCGCCCGGGCGGCGGCGCCGCCCACGGTGCTTTCGAGGCGGGTCGCACCGAGCGCCGGGTCGGCGACGACCACGTTCAGCTCGCGCTTGGCGACGCGGCCTTCGGTCACGGCGCGCTCGGTGTAGCGCACGTACGTCACTCCGGCGGCCAGCGTGTAACGGCCGCTCTCCGTCCAGGCGTCGAGCAGTGACGGCTCCGGTGCCGTGGCACCGGCCGCACCGGTCGCACCGGTCGCACCGGTCGCACTGGTCGCACCGGGTGAGGCGACCAGCAGGCCGGCGCTCAGGGCGAGGGCCGCGGCGACGGAGCGGCGGCGCGGGCGGGAGGGGCGTCCGGAGGCGCGGGTCGTCATGAGCAGTCCGCCCTTTCGGTGAGCTTGTGGGAGCGGAAGGTCTTGGCGAAGGGCGCGGGGAGCGTCGTGCTGTCGCCCGGCATCACCTTGTACGCGCCGTAGGAGGTGCCGTCGGCGTCCCTCCACCCGCCGCGATGGCCGGCCGCGGGGTAGAAGCAGGCGAAGGAGAGGGTGTTGTTGACGACGGAGTGGACACGGTCGTGCCAGACGCGCGCGTAGCCGTTGTGGGAGTCCGTGGTCGCGTACATGCCGCCGCGGGCCCGTTCCTCCGCGAAGATGCAGAGCTTGCCCTGCTCGCAGCGCTCGAAGCCGGTGAAGCAGTGCCCCTTGGAAGGGGTCAGCTTGTACGAGCTGACGCGGCCCTGGAGTTCGCCGGCGAGGTCGGGGAGATTGGCCTCGGTCTTCGGTGCGACCGCCTCGAGCGTGCCGCCGTAGTAGGCGTCCGCGTACAGGCACACCCAGGAGGTGGTGTTGTTGTGCAGGGAGCGGGCCGTCAGATTCCCCTTGTTGTGCGACTGGGGCAGGATGAGGAGGTTTCGGGCGGTGGCCTTCTCGAGCGCGCCCGTGCCGCTGTCCTGGTCGTAGAAGCAGAGGGTGTTCGTGTCACAGTTCTCGTACGCCGCCGCGGTCGTGGGTGCGACGAACAGCAGGGAACAGAGCAGCGCCAGGGCTCCCAGGACCAGGGAGCTTCGGAATAGGGTGATCTTCACGGCGGGCAAGTCTGACAGACGCCCCGAACGGCACACCGCCGGCCCGGGGCGCGGCCGCTGCGGCGGGTCGTCGCAGGGCCTCGGTACGCGTACAGGCGGCCGGGACGGGGGCGTCCCCGGCCCGCGTGATCGCGGGGCGGGGACGCACACGGCGGTTCGGCACCGGGTCGGCACGAGGGGAGCGACCGGTCGGCACCGGCTCCTCGGCCGGCCCGGTGCCGCGCGCGGTCAGCTCCGGGTGCTGTAGGAACCGGAACGGGAGTCCACGCCGTACGGGCACTCCGCCTTGGCGTACTCCCAGCGCCAGGAGCTGGTCGCGGTGCTGCCGTTGGCGCAGCGCACCGTGGCCTTGACGTACTTGCCCGAGCCCGCGCACTTGGCGTGGTAGCGACCCGCTCCGCCGGGGCCGGCGTTGTCGTGCCAGGTCTGGCAGGCGGCGGCCGCGCGCTCGCCGGTCGCGCCGGGCGCGCTCGCCACGGCGGGCGCCGCCATGAGGACCGACGACATCAGCGCCGCGGCGGCCAGGCCCGAGTAGATCTTCTTCATACTTCCCCCTGCAGGACAGAGTTGAACGGTCAGGTGGAACGAACTGCGTGTCGATCCTGCCCCGCCGCGCGGGCGCCGTCTTCAGCGCACAGCGCCACGCGGTTGGCGTTGAGCGCCGTCACGCACGGTCTGCGGGAGTCCGCGAGCGCGGCGGTCACCTGAAGCGGGAGGGTTTCGGTGGTGCGGTTTCCTGCGTGTTCGAACTCTTCGGGGATGCGGACGGCATCGGTGAGGGCGGTGCCGTAGCCGGGCCATTCGCCGGAGCGTCGAGGCGGTCCTCGCGTACCGCCTCGGTCGCGTCGTGGTAGCGGCGCATGGCGTCCTCGACGGGCCGCGTGGCTGGGGGCACCGGGCCCGACCCGGCGCACGCGCATCACGCCGTCGGGCACAGTGCGCGAGGGGCGGGGCCCGGCGGCACGTCGTCACGCCACCGGTCGGCGGTGAAGGCTCCCTTGGCCCATGTGCACAGTGACCGCACCGGATCCACGGTCGCCTCGATGTTCCATACCCGCACCGTGTCGTCCCCGCCCCAGCTGACCAGCGTGCTGCCGCCGGGGCCGAAGGCCACGCCGGTGACGTCAGCGCTGTGCCCGTCGAGCGGATCGCCGATCTCGCGCCCGGTGGCGACGTCCCAGAGCCTGACCGTGTGGTCCATGCTGCCGGTGGCCAGGATCGTCCCGTCGGGACTGAACGCCACGGACAGGACGCCGCTGCGGTGGCCGGTCAGCGCGTCCCCGACCTGCTCGCGTGTGGCCGTGTCCCACAGTCGGACGGTGTTGTCGCGGCTCGCGGTCGCGAACGTCCGGCCGTCGGGGCTGAACACCACCGCGGTGACCTGCGCGGTGTGACGGGCGGGGATCTCGCCGATACGACGATGCGTGGTGACGTCCCAGAGCGCCACGGTGTTGTTCTCCGTGTCGGTGGCCAGGGTGCGGCCGTCGGGGCTGAACTCGATGTCCACCGCACTGACGTCGAGTGCTTTGCCGGTCCGGCGCTGTGCCGCCAGGTCCCACACGTGCACCGCGTCCGAGTGGGCGCCGGCGAGGGTCCTGCCGTCCGGGCTGAACGCCACCGCGTTGATGTCATCCGCGAACTCGCGCGAGGCGGACAGCGACGCGCCGACGGGGCGGCGGGCCGCCACGTTCCACAGCCGCAGACCGTCGGAGGCGATGGCGAGCACGGCGTTGTCGGGACTGAAGGTCAGGGCGAAGGTCAAGCCCTCGTCACCGT
It encodes:
- a CDS encoding phosphodiester glycosidase family protein, whose product is MTTRASGRPSRPRRRSVAAALALSAGLLVASPGATSATGATGATGAAGATAPEPSLLDAWTESGRYTLAAGVTYVRYTERAVTEGRVAKRELNVVVADPALGATRLESTVGGAAARAETVGAQLAAVRPERPLAGINGSFFAPEPPHEGGIAFGGTAVRDGQVNGTGCLNGNQAVVLQHGLPYISKLRATVTLQAVDASGAVVAERLLDDVNRDPGRGVGCVRGADDVRKDLAYDPSAPDDKTTVFVDGDELVAFNDSYNLPTPSSGRDTHPEVTTDDDPGYEVTVDPQGVFTLPKDAGGQWTEGRGGKNVATGGFVLQAVGAEAERWLRDNLTAGRTLQLRQEVVDLEFPDHHIALDESVDIVSGLAHRLLDDGATATTSDTCARLFDRTGVRRKGEPQPGDHCRDSRTALGVDTRGRTVMATLTGRRDVLDAQGGVLHPTDTADTAGVDGAFLHEFAAILKLPELGVIDAVNLDGGGSTTLYTLDKRQTGMTDIARQPDGTYRRVERPVADGVYLTRGGYALPGGTLP
- a CDS encoding peptidase inhibitor family I36 protein, with amino-acid sequence MKITLFRSSLVLGALALLCSLLFVAPTTAAAYENCDTNTLCFYDQDSGTGALEKATARNLLILPQSHNKGNLTARSLHNNTTSWVCLYADAYYGGTLEAVAPKTEANLPDLAGELQGRVSSYKLTPSKGHCFTGFERCEQGKLCIFAEERARGGMYATTDSHNGYARVWHDRVHSVVNNTLSFACFYPAAGHRGGWRDADGTSYGAYKVMPGDSTTLPAPFAKTFRSHKLTERADCS